A window of Flavobacterium psychrophilum genomic DNA:
GACTTGGAGCCTGAACAGCAATTCTAACTGTAGAACCAGCTGTTGCATCAAGAGTTGGACGCTTAATATCAAAGGTAAAATCTACATCACCTGCAACGTTTGTAAATTCAGGACCATATGCACCTACAAAAGCACCATTGCTTAAAGGCTGATTAGTGGTTCCTATTAAAAGAGAGTTTGTTCCGTTAGTAGCATCTGTGCTTACTATCTCAGTTGCTGGAGTATTTGTCCCCCATCCGTTTTGTGCATCTCCAGTCTCTTCGTTTACAACGAATGCCCCAACAGTGTAACCTTCTGATCCTTCAAAAGAATACGAAACTTGCGCCTGAGCAGCAAAAAAAGAAGCTAAAAGTAAAGCTCCGGTAAGTAATTGTTTTTTCATGATGATAAATAGTTTTTAATTTTCCCAAAAATAGGAAAAGTTTTTATAACAAGTACCAACCATCATTAATATTTTTTTAAAAAAAATGAGCCTTAAAAGGCTCATTTTATATAATACACTGAAAATTAACTAGTTTTTGATAATTTTCTTTGTCGTTTTTCCCTGATCAGAAGTTAAATTCATCATATAAACACCTGATGAAAGATCTGAAATATTTATTTGCGCATCTGAAATACCGTTGTAGGTAGCTGTTTTTACAGTTCTACCGTTCATATCCACAATTTCCGCTCCATTAATTAATGCATTATTGCTACTATTAATATTTATGATGTTATTTGCAGGATTAGGCGATACCGAGAATTGTGAAGCAAGATTATCATTTAACCCTACCGTTCCGGTTGTTGTAACACTGAAATCGTCAACTAACAATGCAAAAGCATCATCGGTAACATAATTAATTGCTATATACACATCCTGTCCATTATAGGCATCCAGGTTCAATGAATACTCTGTCCAATCGACTGGAACTTCCACATAATTACCTGCTGTAATAACAGTAAAATCATCTGTGTTAGTATTACCAGTTGTGGATACAGCAACCTTTATCCTTTCAAGACCATAATCGGCTGTAATTGAGCGCGCGGAGAATTTAACAACATTACCTGTCGATCCCAATCTTATTTTAGGAGTAATTACCCAGTCATTGTTGGCTGTAGGTATAGCAGCAAAAAAATTTAATGTCTTAGCTCCCGAAACAGGTGTCCAAGTGTCTAAAACGGGATCAGTAGCACTTTGATTAAACACAATCGCTGTACCAACATATCCTGAATTTTGAAAAGCCACACTTGTTTGTTCGTCAAGTTGTATACCATAAGTTGGAGCGCCGTCAAGATCAATTTGAGTCCACGATCCAATTGGATCAATAATAAAATCGTCATAGCTATCAAAGTTATCCTGAAATAACGTTTGTTGTGCATTGGCTGAAAATAGAGCAGTTAACAATAATGCTCCGGTAAGTAATTGTTTTCTCATGATTTAAATATTTTAGCTTTATCCTAAATTAAGAATAAAACCCTTTAAACCAATATATGTTGTGATATTTTTAAGATTTCACCTAAATCACAAATAATAATCAGCCAAAACTAAAGCAGCCATTGCCTCTACAATTGGCACTGCACGCGGAACAACACATGGATCATGCCTTCCTTTTCCAATCATCTCTATAATTTCACCCTTATTATTAATTGTTTCCTGTTTTTGCATTATCGTGGCAACTGGTTTAAATGCTACCCTAAAATAAATATCCATACCATTACTAATTCCACCCTGTATTCCACCTGAGAGATTTGATTTCGTAGAGCCATCCGAATTGAACAAATCATTATGTTCACTACCCTTCATCTTTGCACCGCAAAATCCACTACCATATTCAAATCCTTTTACAGCATTTATAGATAACATAGCTTTTCCAAGTTCTGCATGGAGCTTATCAAATACAGGCTCGCCAAGTCCCACAGGGACATTCTGTATAACGCAGGTTATAGTTCCACCAACGGTATCGCCTTCTTTTCTAATCTGCTTGATATAATCTTCCATTTTCTTTGCAGTCTCAATATCAGGGCAACGAACATTATTGGTTTCAGTTAGATTAAAATCTAAAGCCTGATATGGTTTATCTATAAATATTTCTCCTACAGATGATACAAAAGCATTTATTTTTATTTCAGGCATTACCTGCTTGGCAATTGCACCCCCTACTACCCTACTGATAGTCTCACGGGCTGAGCTCCTCCCTCCGCCTCTATAATCTCTTATACCATACTTCTTTTCATAAGTATAATCAGCATGTGAAGGTCTGTAAACATCTTTTATGTGAGAATAATCATCAGATTTCTGATTTGTATTTGGTACGATAAAGCCAATAGGAGTTCCGGTAGTTTTACCTTCAAAAATACCTGAGAGAAATTGCACCGTATCAGATTCTTTTCTTTGGGTAACAATTGACGACTGCCCCGGCCTTCTACGGTCTAGTTCTTTTTGAATTTCATTAATATCTAATTCA
This region includes:
- a CDS encoding chorismate synthase, whose amino-acid sequence is MAGNTFGRNFTLTTFGESHGEAIGGVIDGCPSGIELDINEIQKELDRRRPGQSSIVTQRKESDTVQFLSGIFEGKTTGTPIGFIVPNTNQKSDDYSHIKDVYRPSHADYTYEKKYGIRDYRGGGRSSARETISRVVGGAIAKQVMPEIKINAFVSSVGEIFIDKPYQALDFNLTETNNVRCPDIETAKKMEDYIKQIRKEGDTVGGTITCVIQNVPVGLGEPVFDKLHAELGKAMLSINAVKGFEYGSGFCGAKMKGSEHNDLFNSDGSTKSNLSGGIQGGISNGMDIYFRVAFKPVATIMQKQETINNKGEIIEMIGKGRHDPCVVPRAVPIVEAMAALVLADYYL